In Aedes albopictus strain Foshan chromosome 3, AalbF5, whole genome shotgun sequence, the following are encoded in one genomic region:
- the LOC109425963 gene encoding uncharacterized protein LOC109425963: protein MDKGKYVRPTERAEEDDNGMNSTTETQAEGTNPGLGTVEHDETTDTTNKGNGSASTEPENTSSESSDSESSDTESSDSDVNETGSDKSSGSNDSPDRAPDIESDEETDDGPGLESTLHRTFAPPWLNTTKANSNGVETQQQPTPKTSNDETTNERMDRIEKVLESMASAMKSLQPHNRPTSSRQDAESSWSVPLDNTTTERNSSIVRWDNIKPFPSGVPANKMWEEWNRYIENFEIAALLSNANDPAKRTQLLFLSMGPDLQEIVRAAKLRPNLSDPNCYKTFVANIQGYFRGMTDTAAEHEAFSSMKQMKDESAVAYHARLMCKVRLCGYSSEDQDRFVRAQLLKGLRNKELVKASRTYGYDTNFIVQAATRDEAYEAETSQSPDSHVFHVERQTSSNNYRKRRNPDESIRGPYAKRRQIDQGQGRRSRCSRCNLTSHRTGKCPAIDKKCINCGKVGHFAAACRGKRVNAIRFKRENTPDDDQDDERDVEKQYVNALSLEDVLIDCSLGSSSPIRFLIDSGADVNVVCGKDWDRIKHEFKAGKAKLETVDIVNRGIHAYGSREPLEVEQSFRAEIVVSNSTKPPIVAMFYVIRKGLRSLLGRSAASDLELLKIGTSVNNCEVTDDEKEFPKMPGVMVKFNVDQTVVPVKNAYYNVPAAYR, encoded by the exons ATGGACAAAGGGAAATACGTGCGACCCACCGAACGGGCGGAAGAAGACGACAACGGCATGAATTCGACAACGGAAACGCAAGCGGAAGGAACGAATCCAGGACTCGGGACAGTTGAGCACGACGAAACCACCGATACCACGAACAAAGGCAACGGTTCCGCCAGTACTGAACCCGAAAACACCAGCTCTGAGAGCAGTGATTCCGAGAGCAGTGACACTGAAAGCAGCGATTCTGACGTAAATGAAACAGGCAGCGACAAATCATCTGGAAGCAACGATTCTCCGGACCGAGCTCCGGACATTGAATCTGATGAGGAAACTGACGATGGACCCGGTCTTGAATCAACACTGCATCGCACTTTCGCTCCACCCTGGCTGAATACTACGAAGGCAAACTCGAACGGTGTTGAGACACAGCAGCAGCCAACCCCGAAAACATCGAATGACGAAACTACAAACGAACGAATGGACCGGATTGAAAAAGTGCTCGAGTCTATGGCCTCAGCCATGAAATCTTTACAGCCTCACAATCGTCCAACATCATCTCGCCAAGACGCAGAGTCAAGCTGGAGCGTTCCGCTCGATAATACGACCACGGAGAGAAATTCATCCATTGTCCGGTGGGACAATATCAAGCCATTTCCATCCGGCGTCCCTGCGAATAAGATGTGGGAGGAATGGAACAGATATATTGAAAATTTCGAGATCGCCGCATTGTTAAGCAACGCCAATGACCCTGCAAAGAGAACGCAGCTTTTGTTCCTTTCGATGGGTCCCGACCTCCAGGAGATAGTCAGAGCTGCTAAACTGCGCCCAAACCTGTCCGACCCCAACTGCTACAAAACGTTCGTTGCGAACATCCAAGGCTATTTCCGAGGAATGACTGATACAGCAGCAGAACATGAGGCGTTTTCGTCCATGAAACAAATGAAAGACGAGTCCGCTGTTGCTTATCATGCACGGCTAATGTGCAAGGTCAGATTGTGTGGATACAGCAGTGAAGATCAGGATCGCTTCGTGAGGGCACAATTGCTGAAGGGGTTGCGCAATAAGGAACTCGTCAAAGCAAGCAGAACGTATGGATATGACACCAATTTCATCGTTCAGGCGGCTACACGTGACGAAGCTTATGAAGCTGAGACATCACAGTCACCCGATAGTCATGTGTTCCACGTCGAGCGCCAGACTTCATCGAATAATTATCGGAAACGCAGAAATCCAGACGAATCCATCCGTGGTCCTTATGCCAAGCGCCGGCAGATTGATCAAGGTCAGGGGAGACGATCACGTTGTTCCCGGTGCAATCTTACGTCGCACAGAACCGGTAAGTGTCCTGCTATTGACAAGAAATGCATCAATTGTGGCAAGGTGGGACACTTCGCAGCAGCCTGTCGGGGTAAACGCGTAAATGCAATCCGGTTCAAGCGAGAGAATACTCCAGATGATGACCAAGATGACGAACGTGACGTTGAGAAACag TACGTCAATGCACTATCCTTGGAAGATGTCTTGATAGACTGTAGCTTGGGGTCATCAAGTCCGATCCGATTCCTTATCGATTCCGGCGCTGACGTGAATGTTGTATGTGGGAAAGATTGGGACCGCATAAAACACGAATTCAAAGCTGGCAAAGCGAAATTGGAAACGGTTGATATTGTGAATCGAGGGATACATGCGTATGGATCGAGAGAACCACTGGAAGTTGAGCAATCATTCCGCGCCGAGATCGTCGTGTCAAATAGTACTAAGCCCCCCATCGTGGCCATGTTCTACGTCATTCGCAAGGGACTCAGGTCACTACTCGGACGATCAGCAGCTAGCGATTTAGAGCTACTAAAGATCGGAACTTCAGTAAACAACTGTGAAGTCACGGACGAcgagaaggaatttccaaaaatgccTGGCGTAATGGTCAAATTCAATGTCGATCAAACAGTTGTTCCAGTGAAGAATGCATATTACAACGTGCCAGCAGCCTACAGGTAA
- the LOC134292005 gene encoding uncharacterized protein K02A2.6-like gives MCTLNGKPEKTTPMERIFAPNAVWEMIAIDFNGPYAKFGGVSILVLVDYRSRYLIAKPVKSTSFECTSRTLEAVFEREGYPKFIKSDNGPPFNGDDYKRYCAQRGITTIFSTPLFPQQNGMVESYMKLINKAMSSASSGNSSFADELREAVNAHNAASHSVTGVPPEEVMLGRKVKRGLPLLQRVKATFDEKLLESSDRQSKISGKIREDARRGAKPCTVKPGDTVVVERQNRAKGDTRFHPKTYTVKHEKNGSLVLNDETGQELRRHVSQTKKVHVWREETKKPTANPCNDEPRNTALSGTVDQSAGASAVAKPQTTTARDVRKRKAPSHLKDYVRSVLDNPRHIQ, from the coding sequence ATGTGCACCTTAAACGGAAAACCCGAAAAGACAACACCGATGGAAAGAATCTTTGCTCCAAACGCAGTCTGGGAAATGATTGCTATTGATTTTAATGGTCCCTACGCAAAGTTTGGTGGCGTTTCGATTTTGGTACTAGTGGACTACAGATCCAGATATCTCATAGCAAAACCCGTGAAATCTACTTCTTTCGAGTGTACAAGCAGGACACTTGAAGCGGTTTTCGAGCGAGAGGGGTATCCAAAGTTCATCAAATCGGATAATGGTCCCCCATTCAACGGCGATGACTATAAGCGATATTGCGCTCAGCGAGGAATAACGACGATATTCTCAACTCCACTGTTCCCGCAGCAAAATGGAATGGTGGAATCCTACATGAAATTGATTAACAAGGCAATGTCATCAGCGTCCTCGGGTAACAGCAGCTTCGCCGATGAGCTTCGGGAGGCAGTCAACGCTCATAATGCCGCTTCTCATAGCGTAACAGGTGTACCGCCGGAAGAAGTCATGCTGGGACGTAAAGTCAAACGAGGACTTCCACTATTACAGCGTGTCAAAGCGACATTCGACGAAAAGTTGTTGGAAAGTTCCGATCGGCAGTCAAAAATATCGGGCAAAATTCGAGAGGATGCCAGACGTGGTGCCAAACCATGTACGGTAAAACCTGGTGACACGGTGGTAGTAGAACGGCAGAACCGTGCTAAAGGTGACACTCGTTTTCACCCAAAAACATACACTGTCAAACACGAGAAGAACGGTAGTTTGGTGCTAAATGACGAGACTGGGCAGGAACTTCGACGACATGTGTCTCAAACCAAAAAGGTGCACGTATGGCGCGAAGAAACGAAGAAACCGACAGCCAATCCTTGCAACGATGAGCCCAGAAATACTGCGTTATCTGGCACCGTGGATCAATCGGCTGGTGCATCTGCTGTAGCCAAGCCACAAACGACGACAGCGCGAGACGTACGAAAGAGGAAAGCACCTAGCCACCTCAAAGATTACGTTCGATCGGTGCTGGATAATCCACGCCACATCCAATAA